The following proteins come from a genomic window of Aquimarina sp. MAR_2010_214:
- a CDS encoding pyridoxal phosphate-dependent aminotransferase has product MSIQLSDKINALKASATLAMAAKARELRAEGKDIIGLSLGEPDFNTPDFIKEAAIQAVNDNYNSYTPVDGYVELKDAIITKFKRDNNLTYDRSQIVVSTGAKQSLYNVAQVYINPGDEIILPCPYWVSYSDIIKLSGGVPVEVKTSIDTDFKMTAEQLEKAITPKTKMLWYSSPCNPSGSIYSKEELRALADVLQKYPNIIVVSDEIYEHINYVGGHASMAQFEDMYNRTVTVNGVAKAFAMTGWRIGYIGAPASIARACNKMQGQVTSGANCIAQRAVITALEAPVSKIQYMVDEFKERRKLVLGLLSEITGFECNVPEGAFYVFPDISYYFGKTLQGHTIENATDFSMFLLEKANVATVTGIAFGNSNCIRISYAASTEEIKEAIKRIKEAIS; this is encoded by the coding sequence ATGAGTATACAATTATCAGACAAAATCAATGCGCTTAAAGCATCAGCTACATTAGCAATGGCTGCAAAAGCTCGTGAACTAAGAGCCGAAGGGAAAGACATCATTGGCCTTAGCCTTGGGGAACCGGATTTTAATACTCCAGATTTTATTAAAGAAGCTGCTATACAAGCTGTAAATGACAACTACAATTCGTATACACCAGTTGATGGATACGTGGAGTTAAAAGATGCAATTATCACTAAATTTAAACGTGATAATAACCTTACTTATGATCGCTCTCAAATTGTGGTATCTACCGGAGCAAAACAGTCTCTTTATAATGTTGCTCAAGTATACATCAATCCAGGAGATGAAATCATTCTCCCATGCCCTTACTGGGTAAGTTATAGTGATATTATAAAACTTTCTGGAGGAGTTCCTGTAGAAGTAAAAACTTCTATTGATACGGATTTTAAAATGACCGCTGAACAGCTCGAAAAAGCAATTACTCCAAAAACCAAAATGCTATGGTATAGCTCTCCTTGCAATCCAAGTGGATCTATTTATAGCAAAGAAGAACTAAGAGCATTGGCAGATGTACTACAGAAATATCCTAATATTATTGTAGTTAGTGATGAAATATATGAGCATATCAATTATGTAGGAGGTCATGCATCTATGGCTCAATTTGAAGATATGTACAACAGAACGGTAACTGTTAATGGTGTTGCTAAAGCTTTTGCTATGACTGGATGGCGAATAGGATATATTGGGGCACCTGCCTCAATTGCCCGTGCGTGTAATAAAATGCAAGGTCAGGTAACCAGTGGAGCTAATTGTATTGCTCAACGTGCCGTAATTACAGCTCTAGAAGCTCCTGTTAGCAAAATTCAATATATGGTTGACGAGTTTAAAGAGCGAAGAAAATTAGTATTAGGTTTATTATCTGAAATTACCGGATTCGAATGTAATGTGCCAGAAGGAGCATTTTATGTTTTTCCTGATATCTCATATTACTTTGGAAAAACGTTACAAGGGCATACTATTGAAAATGCTACAGATTTTTCGATGTTCTTATTAGAAAAAGCCAATGTTGCTACAGTAACAGGTATAGCTTTTGGAAACAGCAATTGTATTAGAATATCATATGCTGCAAGTACAGAAGAGATTAAAGAAGCTATCAAAAGAATTAAAGAAGCCATAAGTTAA
- a CDS encoding acyl-CoA desaturase produces MTAPNIRFSREDSAKFFKTLNKRVNQYFKDNNIKRTGNWRLHIKTIVMLSLFLTPYFLILTLNISQWWMLLLTIVMGVGMAGVGMNVMHDGNHGSYSSKKWINKLMGGSMYILAGNVYNWQVQHNVLHHTYTNIHGHDEDMDAGRVIRFTKHSKWRRFHKFQHYYSIFLYGLLTFNWALTTDFKQTKNYLARKLSYGKLPSPLKQWSTVVITKIIYLVIWIVIPMIIMSIAWWKILIGFFIMHYVAGLILSVVFQLAHMVEEAQMPIPDNTGTMKNSWAVHQLFTTVNFSTKNKIVNWFTGGLNHQVEHHIFPQISHIHYTKISKIVKQTALEFNLPYNEYKTTRKAIIAHFKHLKEMGMKPVIQS; encoded by the coding sequence ATGACTGCACCGAACATCCGTTTCAGCAGAGAAGATTCTGCTAAATTCTTTAAAACATTGAACAAACGCGTAAATCAATATTTTAAAGACAATAACATTAAACGAACAGGAAACTGGCGATTACACATAAAAACAATCGTTATGCTTTCTCTTTTTCTAACCCCATATTTTTTAATTCTCACCCTCAATATTTCACAATGGTGGATGTTACTACTTACCATAGTAATGGGAGTAGGAATGGCTGGTGTGGGTATGAATGTGATGCATGATGGCAATCACGGGTCATATTCCTCAAAAAAGTGGATTAATAAACTAATGGGCGGCAGCATGTATATTCTGGCAGGTAATGTATATAACTGGCAGGTACAACACAATGTTTTACATCATACATATACAAATATCCATGGTCATGATGAAGATATGGATGCTGGTCGGGTGATTCGTTTCACAAAACATTCGAAATGGAGACGTTTTCATAAGTTTCAGCATTATTATTCTATATTTCTTTATGGTTTACTAACTTTTAACTGGGCGTTGACTACAGATTTTAAGCAAACTAAAAACTATCTTGCACGTAAACTTTCATACGGAAAACTACCTAGTCCATTAAAACAATGGAGCACTGTAGTAATAACTAAAATCATTTATCTTGTGATCTGGATTGTAATCCCTATGATCATTATGTCTATAGCTTGGTGGAAAATTTTAATTGGATTTTTTATAATGCATTATGTTGCAGGACTAATATTGAGTGTAGTATTTCAATTGGCTCACATGGTAGAAGAAGCACAAATGCCAATCCCTGATAATACGGGCACTATGAAAAATAGCTGGGCCGTGCATCAATTATTTACCACAGTAAATTTTTCTACAAAAAACAAGATAGTAAATTGGTTTACTGGTGGCTTAAATCATCAAGTAGAGCACCATATTTTTCCTCAAATAAGTCATATTCATTATACTAAAATTTCTAAAATTGTAAAACAAACAGCTTTGGAATTCAACTTACCCTACAACGAATACAAAACTACGCGCAAAGCTATTATTGCCCATTTTAAACACCTTAAAGAAATGGGGATGAAACCTGTCATACAATCATAA
- the rsmG gene encoding 16S rRNA (guanine(527)-N(7))-methyltransferase RsmG, producing MDILIKYFQNLTEEQRLQFSKLGDLYIEWNAKINVISRKDIELLYERHILHSLGIAKILEFKPGTQVLDVGTGGGFPGIPLAILFPETQFYLVDVIAKKIKVVNEVAKALELDNVKAEQRRAGTFDNRFDFIVSRAVTNMPDFVKWVRKNIAKKNKHELQNGILYLKGGDLAEELALFPKAIEHKLSDFFEEEFFETKKVVYLPLKYKV from the coding sequence ATGGATATTCTAATAAAATACTTTCAGAACCTAACTGAAGAACAAAGATTACAGTTTTCAAAACTTGGAGATTTATATATAGAGTGGAATGCTAAAATTAATGTTATCTCTCGTAAAGACATCGAATTGTTGTATGAGCGACACATTTTACATTCTTTAGGAATAGCAAAAATTCTAGAGTTTAAACCGGGTACGCAAGTACTGGATGTTGGAACTGGAGGTGGTTTTCCCGGGATTCCTCTTGCGATTCTATTTCCCGAAACTCAATTTTATTTGGTTGATGTTATTGCCAAAAAAATTAAAGTTGTTAATGAAGTGGCAAAAGCATTAGAATTAGATAATGTTAAAGCAGAACAACGAAGAGCAGGTACATTTGATAATCGTTTTGATTTTATTGTAAGTCGTGCAGTAACCAATATGCCTGATTTTGTAAAGTGGGTACGGAAAAATATTGCCAAAAAGAACAAACACGAATTGCAAAATGGGATTTTATATCTTAAAGGAGGTGACCTTGCAGAAGAACTAGCTCTGTTTCCAAAAGCAATAGAGCACAAATTATCAGATTTTTTTGAAGAGGAATTTTTTGAAACGAAAAAAGTAGTGTATTTACCGCTGAAATATAAAGTGTAA
- a CDS encoding PQQ-binding-like beta-propeller repeat protein, with translation MRKITTPLMFFILSIVFSQKKADIVLNLSENIDQIVLNNSTGIVLAEGKTHLFGLQYGTDQPIWKIPKTDFRNLKDAMESASSLSFSDDVIIENIETTPFNIITKGASKSLINSETGAILFSTVKEGWTAINHYLLLANSALIIEYIQNKKVNIALVDLRSGLLKWSSPIGEAQSLFSKGFKMLSADETFKPVPKIDQNGSIIGFFNDRLVKFNGDTGDIIWNKEYSIHNFDLNQDNSSILVLLGAGGLGGFMGLKEKVNILNSATGEPIWEEPMKVKKVVYIEDLGDSFILGSWSGFNVYNYKTGQKKWKKDPKGKPKSIVKTEGGYILISDTWMNFIGQDGQKKWKRSVPISDNPEDPIYELKETNGKIFFITATYSNIIDKATGKKIWKKNLKFDEKRPTFFEFDKNSNQYLVYNDEKLYKYGINTTERPDPFTKLKIKKEKEVNDLEVRDGGYLISGTGEIVFIEENGTNRFQHYYKEVGGAGRKLSRIGLIAGGIVAGLATSTVSVNGGPEQGVFMGKRERATAGFASDVAFAQNSNLKKRFDASGSNKDYRFFFTKDDNGNKVLIKVNKDSGTEVASFLFNTAKPVYTLDNIDDIVYYINGQTVEVFKH, from the coding sequence ATGAGAAAAATCACTACCCCCTTGATGTTTTTTATTTTAAGCATCGTTTTTAGTCAGAAAAAAGCTGACATTGTACTTAACCTATCCGAAAACATTGATCAAATTGTCCTCAACAATAGTACAGGAATTGTATTAGCAGAAGGAAAAACCCATTTATTTGGGCTTCAGTATGGGACAGATCAACCTATATGGAAGATACCAAAAACTGATTTCAGGAACTTAAAGGATGCAATGGAATCTGCATCAAGCTTAAGTTTTTCTGATGACGTAATTATAGAAAACATAGAAACCACTCCCTTTAATATTATCACTAAAGGAGCTTCTAAATCTTTAATCAACTCAGAAACAGGTGCTATCCTCTTTAGTACAGTAAAAGAAGGTTGGACAGCTATTAATCATTATTTACTTCTAGCCAATAGTGCACTTATTATTGAATATATACAAAATAAAAAAGTGAATATAGCACTAGTTGACCTTCGATCTGGTTTACTAAAATGGTCATCACCTATAGGGGAAGCTCAAAGTCTTTTCTCTAAAGGATTTAAAATGTTATCGGCCGATGAAACTTTTAAACCTGTTCCAAAAATAGATCAAAATGGCAGCATCATTGGCTTTTTTAATGATAGGCTTGTTAAATTTAATGGGGATACAGGAGATATTATTTGGAACAAAGAATATTCAATCCATAATTTTGACCTTAATCAAGACAACTCTTCTATCCTTGTACTTCTTGGCGCAGGTGGGTTAGGAGGTTTTATGGGTCTCAAAGAAAAAGTTAACATCTTAAATTCTGCAACAGGAGAACCGATCTGGGAAGAACCTATGAAGGTTAAAAAAGTAGTATATATCGAAGATCTAGGGGATTCTTTTATTCTAGGTAGTTGGTCAGGGTTTAATGTTTATAATTATAAAACCGGGCAAAAAAAATGGAAAAAAGATCCTAAAGGAAAACCTAAAAGTATTGTAAAAACTGAAGGCGGATATATTTTAATCTCGGATACCTGGATGAATTTCATAGGGCAAGACGGGCAAAAAAAATGGAAAAGAAGTGTACCTATTTCTGATAATCCAGAAGATCCCATTTATGAGCTTAAAGAAACTAATGGAAAAATATTTTTTATTACTGCTACATACTCTAACATCATAGACAAAGCTACAGGGAAGAAAATCTGGAAGAAAAACCTAAAATTTGACGAAAAGAGACCTACCTTTTTTGAATTTGACAAGAACTCTAATCAATATTTAGTATACAATGATGAAAAATTATACAAATACGGTATTAACACCACAGAACGACCAGATCCTTTCACTAAATTAAAAATCAAAAAGGAAAAAGAAGTAAACGATCTAGAAGTTAGAGACGGCGGATATTTGATTTCCGGAACAGGAGAAATTGTTTTTATAGAAGAAAATGGAACTAATCGATTTCAACATTATTACAAAGAAGTAGGTGGTGCTGGCAGAAAATTATCTCGTATAGGACTTATTGCTGGAGGAATTGTTGCTGGTCTAGCCACTTCTACTGTTAGTGTTAATGGAGGTCCTGAACAAGGTGTCTTTATGGGAAAAAGAGAACGTGCTACTGCTGGATTTGCATCTGATGTTGCTTTTGCACAAAATAGTAATTTAAAAAAACGTTTTGATGCTTCGGGAAGCAATAAAGACTATCGTTTTTTCTTTACTAAAGACGACAATGGTAATAAAGTACTTATAAAAGTCAATAAAGATTCTGGTACCGAAGTTGCAAGTTTTTTGTTTAATACTGCAAAGCCTGTTTATACTTTAGATAATATTGATGATATTGTATATTATATTAACGGACAAACTGTTGAAGTATTTAAACACTAA
- a CDS encoding alkene reductase: MKIFQPYSLGSITLKNHIVMAPMTRNRAIKNIPNDIMALYYEQRSDAGLIITEGTSPSANGLGYARIPGAFTDAQIEGWKNIASKVHSKDGKIFVQLMHCGRASATPNLPEGEKAIAPSSVQLSGEIHTDTLGISPYAIPEAMSIEQIEKTQNEYVQAASDLVSAGIDGIELHSANGYLLDQFLNPASNIRNDEYGGSYKNRTRFLLELTQKTIDAIGANKIGVRISPYGIFNDMQGTYDDLVEMYSYLVEELSKLNIAYIHIVDHRGMGAPDFPTDIVTTLKNIFKGTIITGGNINTAKEAQTVLDKGSDLAYIGRPYISNPNLIEKLKNNIALTQPVMDTFYTPGEVGYTDY, translated from the coding sequence ATGAAAATTTTTCAACCATATTCCTTAGGTTCAATTACTTTAAAAAACCATATTGTCATGGCTCCCATGACCCGTAATAGAGCAATCAAAAACATCCCAAATGATATTATGGCATTATATTATGAACAACGCTCTGATGCTGGATTAATTATAACCGAAGGAACTTCTCCTTCTGCTAATGGATTAGGATATGCAAGAATTCCCGGAGCTTTTACAGATGCTCAAATTGAAGGATGGAAAAACATTGCCTCAAAAGTACATAGCAAAGACGGTAAAATTTTTGTACAATTAATGCACTGTGGAAGGGCTTCTGCAACTCCAAATTTACCTGAAGGTGAAAAAGCTATAGCCCCGTCAAGTGTACAACTAAGTGGGGAAATCCACACTGATACATTAGGGATTAGTCCTTATGCCATTCCCGAAGCCATGTCTATAGAACAAATAGAAAAAACTCAAAACGAATATGTACAAGCAGCATCGGATTTAGTATCAGCAGGAATAGACGGAATAGAGCTTCATAGTGCGAATGGTTACTTACTTGATCAATTTTTAAATCCAGCATCTAATATTCGTAACGATGAGTACGGAGGTTCCTATAAAAACAGAACTCGTTTCTTATTAGAATTAACACAAAAAACTATTGATGCTATTGGGGCAAATAAAATTGGCGTCCGAATCTCTCCCTATGGTATTTTTAATGATATGCAAGGCACATATGATGATTTAGTAGAAATGTATAGTTACTTAGTTGAAGAGCTATCGAAACTTAATATAGCATATATTCATATCGTAGATCATCGTGGTATGGGAGCTCCAGATTTTCCAACAGATATTGTTACGACACTTAAGAATATTTTTAAAGGAACAATTATCACAGGCGGAAATATTAATACCGCAAAAGAAGCGCAAACTGTATTGGACAAAGGAAGTGATCTTGCTTATATAGGAAGACCATACATATCAAATCCAAATCTTATTGAAAAATTAAAAAACAACATTGCATTAACCCAACCTGTCATGGATACTTTCTACACTCCTGGTGAAGTAGGCTATACAGATTATTAG
- a CDS encoding helix-turn-helix domain-containing protein translates to MSRKLIHNPNHCPMIHATNIIGNKWAPIIIYVLGERKLRFGQLAVFVEGISRKVLTEQLKELEQKEVVKRESFAEVPPRVEYSLTERGKELLPILSQLCVWGSGINEDREDEKIIEVKKSV, encoded by the coding sequence ATGAGCAGGAAATTAATTCATAATCCAAATCATTGCCCAATGATTCACGCAACGAATATTATAGGAAATAAATGGGCACCTATTATTATTTATGTTTTAGGAGAACGTAAGTTAAGATTTGGGCAATTAGCGGTTTTTGTAGAAGGAATTAGCAGAAAAGTTTTAACAGAACAACTTAAAGAATTAGAACAAAAAGAGGTTGTGAAACGTGAATCATTTGCAGAAGTCCCACCCAGAGTCGAATATTCTTTAACAGAAAGAGGAAAGGAATTGTTGCCTATATTAAGTCAATTGTGTGTTTGGGGATCTGGGATTAATGAAGATAGAGAAGATGAAAAAATTATTGAAGTAAAAAAGAGTGTTTGA
- a CDS encoding GNAT family N-acetyltransferase has translation MTIRPATTKDLSILLDFEQKIIEAERPMDPTLIQDKKINYYSIEDYILSDHTEVVVAEIEGEIVGSGYGQIRDRKNFFKQKQLGYIGFMYVKDQHRGKGVSQEIIKHLCDWFASKNLEEIRLTVYDQNPRAIRAYEKVGFKKHLIEMRVNLKDIN, from the coding sequence ATGACCATAAGACCCGCTACAACAAAAGACCTATCCATCCTTCTAGACTTTGAACAAAAAATTATCGAAGCAGAACGCCCAATGGATCCCACATTGATACAGGATAAAAAAATAAACTATTATAGTATTGAAGATTATATTTTATCAGATCACACAGAGGTTGTTGTTGCCGAGATTGAAGGAGAAATTGTTGGAAGCGGCTATGGACAAATACGTGACCGAAAAAACTTCTTTAAACAAAAACAATTAGGTTATATCGGTTTTATGTATGTAAAAGATCAACATCGAGGAAAAGGTGTTAGCCAGGAAATTATAAAACACCTGTGTGATTGGTTTGCAAGTAAAAATCTAGAAGAAATACGCCTTACAGTTTATGATCAAAACCCCAGAGCTATAAGAGCTTATGAAAAAGTAGGTTTCAAAAAGCATCTTATTGAGATGCGGGTTAACCTAAAGGACATAAATTAA
- a CDS encoding FAD-dependent monooxygenase — protein MNFWGGIAGLATARMLQNQGYEVKLIEKQPKWQISGTGLYLPSNGVVALDKIGLGTIAREQGFIIDYRNIKNAKAEAILDLDLEKIWDREKPCLGIKRKTLHDILIDGINNIDITFNTTIESLKTNPQSVEIEFSSGSKEEYDLVIGADGLYSKTRNLVLGDIPLRKVTTQVCRFMIKKPKDINSWTLFISSVGQFLIIPTDKDSAYCYVNRKTKGFKTYDRKQYMEPFKKFASPVPEILNNWDPDDAYWNDLEELAQLPIMGSDRVVLIGDAAHGMPPFMAQGGALALEDAVVLSGLLKNEDWSNMASTFSKNRINRIDWTRARNQKREKLSKLPYWIAKLGLKKVGEKNWTEDYRPLTEIPNW, from the coding sequence ATTAATTTCTGGGGAGGCATTGCTGGTCTTGCAACCGCAAGGATGCTTCAAAACCAAGGATATGAAGTTAAGTTAATAGAAAAACAACCCAAATGGCAAATATCTGGAACTGGATTGTATTTACCTTCTAACGGAGTTGTTGCATTAGATAAAATAGGGCTAGGTACTATTGCACGAGAGCAAGGATTTATTATAGATTATCGCAATATAAAAAACGCCAAAGCAGAAGCAATACTAGATTTAGATCTAGAAAAAATATGGGATAGAGAAAAACCATGTCTTGGTATAAAAAGAAAAACACTTCATGATATTCTTATTGATGGAATAAACAATATTGACATTACTTTTAACACTACTATTGAGAGCTTAAAAACAAATCCACAATCTGTAGAAATAGAATTTTCTAGTGGTTCTAAAGAAGAATATGATCTGGTTATAGGAGCAGATGGACTGTATTCTAAGACCAGAAATTTAGTTTTGGGAGATATCCCTCTAAGAAAAGTAACCACACAGGTATGTCGTTTTATGATTAAAAAACCAAAAGACATTAATTCCTGGACTCTATTTATAAGCTCAGTAGGACAATTTCTCATTATCCCTACCGATAAGGATTCGGCATATTGCTATGTAAATAGAAAAACAAAAGGTTTTAAAACATATGACAGAAAGCAATATATGGAGCCTTTTAAAAAATTTGCTTCTCCGGTTCCCGAAATTCTTAACAACTGGGATCCCGATGATGCCTATTGGAATGATCTAGAAGAGCTTGCTCAATTACCGATTATGGGCAGTGACAGAGTTGTTCTCATAGGAGATGCAGCTCACGGGATGCCTCCTTTTATGGCACAAGGTGGTGCTTTGGCACTTGAAGATGCCGTTGTATTATCTGGCTTATTAAAAAATGAAGATTGGAGCAACATGGCTTCTACATTTTCAAAAAACAGGATTAATCGCATAGATTGGACCAGAGCTCGCAATCAAAAACGAGAAAAACTCTCTAAATTACCCTATTGGATTGCCAAACTAGGATTAAAAAAAGTAGGAGAAAAAAATTGGACTGAAGATTATAGACCTCTTACCGAAATTCCAAATTGGTAG
- the pruA gene encoding L-glutamate gamma-semialdehyde dehydrogenase, with protein MGKGFFQVPTAINEPIKSYAPGTPEREEVLAAYAAMYNTTVDVPLYINGEEIRTGDTATMSPPHDHQHILGTYHKAEKQHIQKAIDTALEARKQWADLAWEQRAAVFLRAAELIAGPYRAKINAATMLAQSKNIFQAEIDAACEFIDFLRFNVEYMTQIYEDQPDSTSGAWNRLEYRPLEGFVYAITPFNFTAIAGNLPASAALMGNTVVWKPSDSQIYSAKVIVDIFKEAGVPDGVINVVYGDPVMITDTVLASPDFAGIHFTGSTHVFKDIWAKIGTNIHNYKTYPRIVGETGGKDFIMAHPSANAKQVATGISRGAFEFQGQKCSAASRAYIPKSLWADVEKYLKEDVKSFKMGSPEDMSNFITAVIHEGSFDKLAKYIDQVKNDADAEIIAGGNYDKSKGYFIEPTVIVAKDPKYTTMCTELFGPVITIYVYDDNQWSETLKLVDGTSEYALTGAIFSTDRYAAAEATKALENCAGNFYINDKCTGAVVGQQPFGGARASGTNDKAGSYLNLLRWVSPRMIKETFVSPADYRYPFLGE; from the coding sequence ATGGGAAAAGGTTTTTTTCAAGTTCCTACTGCAATAAACGAACCTATAAAGTCATATGCTCCCGGAACACCGGAAAGAGAGGAAGTTCTTGCAGCATATGCAGCAATGTATAATACTACTGTAGACGTACCTTTATATATTAATGGTGAAGAAATAAGAACAGGAGATACTGCTACTATGTCGCCTCCGCACGATCATCAACATATCTTAGGAACGTATCACAAAGCAGAAAAACAACACATTCAAAAAGCAATTGACACTGCACTTGAAGCTCGCAAACAATGGGCTGATTTAGCATGGGAACAACGTGCTGCCGTATTTTTAAGAGCTGCAGAACTTATTGCTGGACCATACCGTGCAAAAATCAACGCAGCTACTATGCTTGCGCAGTCTAAAAATATATTTCAGGCGGAAATTGATGCAGCATGTGAGTTTATCGATTTTTTACGTTTTAACGTAGAATATATGACTCAAATCTATGAGGATCAACCAGATTCTACTTCTGGAGCCTGGAACAGATTAGAGTACCGACCATTAGAAGGTTTTGTATATGCAATTACTCCTTTTAATTTTACAGCAATTGCAGGAAATCTACCCGCCAGTGCTGCACTAATGGGGAATACTGTAGTATGGAAACCAAGTGATAGTCAGATCTATTCTGCAAAAGTTATCGTCGACATCTTTAAAGAAGCTGGTGTACCTGATGGTGTAATCAATGTAGTATATGGAGACCCGGTAATGATCACCGATACTGTTTTAGCAAGTCCTGATTTTGCAGGAATACATTTTACAGGAAGTACTCACGTATTTAAAGATATTTGGGCAAAAATCGGCACCAATATTCACAACTATAAAACCTATCCAAGAATTGTAGGAGAAACTGGTGGTAAAGATTTTATTATGGCACACCCTAGTGCAAATGCAAAACAAGTTGCCACTGGCATTTCTCGTGGAGCATTTGAGTTTCAGGGGCAAAAATGTAGCGCAGCATCCAGAGCTTATATACCAAAGAGTCTATGGGCAGATGTAGAAAAATACCTAAAAGAAGATGTTAAGTCTTTCAAAATGGGATCACCAGAAGATATGAGTAACTTTATCACTGCAGTGATACACGAAGGATCATTTGACAAATTAGCTAAATATATTGATCAGGTAAAAAATGATGCTGATGCAGAAATTATAGCTGGTGGTAATTATGATAAGTCCAAAGGATATTTCATCGAACCAACTGTGATCGTTGCAAAAGATCCAAAATATACTACAATGTGCACAGAACTATTTGGTCCTGTAATTACCATTTATGTATATGATGATAATCAATGGAGTGAGACATTAAAATTAGTAGATGGAACCAGTGAATATGCATTAACTGGAGCTATATTTTCTACAGATCGTTATGCTGCAGCAGAAGCAACTAAAGCATTAGAAAACTGTGCGGGTAACTTCTACATTAACGACAAATGTACTGGAGCTGTTGTAGGGCAGCAACCATTTGGTGGAGCAAGAGCTTCTGGAACGAATGATAAAGCAGGTTCATACCTCAACTTATTACGTTGGGTATCACCACGTATGATAAAGGAGACATTTGTTTCTCCAGCAGATTATAGATACCCTTTTTTAGGAGAATAA
- a CDS encoding NRDE family protein → MCTVTLIPTQENNFILTSNRDEAVNRKTLLPEFYQVNKTRMLFPKDAVAGGTWIGVSDKNTMICLLNGGFEVHERSASYRQSRGVVVRDLLEADDLENAILNYNYKGIEPFTIVAANWQSDLLFFELVWDGEQKHLRRLEKETHIWSSSTLYTKDMKATREKWFATYENQNILTPNTLLNFHKNAGVGDKDIDLQIDRGFLKTRSITQIVKNEEEISMRYENLQNKEVSTVVFEAITA, encoded by the coding sequence ATGTGTACAGTAACATTAATCCCAACTCAAGAAAATAATTTCATACTAACCTCTAATCGTGATGAGGCAGTAAATCGAAAAACACTACTTCCTGAATTTTATCAGGTAAATAAGACCAGAATGCTGTTTCCTAAAGATGCTGTAGCTGGTGGAACCTGGATTGGTGTCAGTGATAAAAATACTATGATTTGCTTGCTTAATGGTGGATTCGAAGTTCATGAAAGATCAGCATCATATAGACAAAGTAGAGGTGTAGTGGTGAGAGATTTGTTGGAAGCCGATGATTTAGAAAATGCAATTTTAAATTATAATTATAAGGGGATAGAGCCTTTTACAATTGTAGCTGCAAATTGGCAATCTGATCTTTTATTTTTTGAACTGGTTTGGGATGGAGAACAAAAGCATCTTAGGAGATTAGAAAAGGAAACCCATATATGGTCTTCTTCTACTTTGTATACTAAAGATATGAAAGCAACACGCGAAAAGTGGTTTGCTACTTATGAAAATCAAAACATACTAACTCCTAATACTCTTTTGAACTTTCATAAAAATGCCGGAGTGGGAGATAAAGATATTGATCTGCAAATTGACAGAGGTTTTTTAAAAACCAGAAGTATTACTCAAATTGTGAAGAATGAAGAAGAGATTTCTATGCGATACGAAAATCTGCAAAATAAAGAAGTAAGCACTGTTGTTTTTGAAGCTATAACGGCTTAA